In Rutidosis leptorrhynchoides isolate AG116_Rl617_1_P2 chromosome 2, CSIRO_AGI_Rlap_v1, whole genome shotgun sequence, one genomic interval encodes:
- the LOC139888841 gene encoding uncharacterized protein, which yields MFTTLSEFDSIQQMLNTYVKHDKALDSWAWNLAVNGCFTTKKLACIIDEKILGNRFNLDETIKNNLVPIKVFIFIWRVLKRRIPVRTELDKMGIDLDSVRCPRCDDDVETIEHSLIFCRHAMDILERVYKWWGLGAVTNLSINEAFRGNCNRSLTPL from the coding sequence atgtttacaACACTCTCTGAATTCGACAGTATACAACAAATGCTAAATACATATGTTAAACACGACAAGGCTTTGGATTCGTGGGCTTGGAACTTAGCAGTGAATGGGTGCTTTACTACAAAGAAACTGGCGTGCATTATTGATGAGAAGATCCTTGGTAACAGATTTAATCTCGACGAAACAATTAAAAATAATTTGGTACCGATAAAAGTTTTTATCTTCATATGGCGGGTGTTAAAAAGACGAATCCCAGTCCGTACCGAACTTGATAAAATGGGTATAGACCTCGATTCCGTTAGATGCCCGCGATGTGACGATGACGTGGAAACTATTGAACACTCTCTAATCTTTTGTCGTCATGCGATGGATATTTTGGAACGAGTCTACAAATGGTGGGGTCTTGGTGCGGTTACAAATCTAAGTATCAACGAGGCTTTTAGGGGCAATTGTAATCGCTCTCTAACTCCTCTTTGA
- the LOC139891896 gene encoding F-box protein At5g39250-like, which translates to MLSDEILKAVFPLLEGPDLASSMGVCKQWKIIAQDDYFWKCVCAKRWPSTCKNPSPPVSYYKLFKTFYKRINHKTLLPPRISLSDLEFYIDFSANGTILFSEVVPGPTLKNGNWTPPSGISSSMRHHLEGLEYKLTLPVTPRFKVPYTETVNVSVLVSRKDTNKVACIIHEAMFEYIDRSTCKALAFDYLVFSPAHPFVSGIRAWIALLFMENGDDGDIDVFGIELDFCDAANNEEEVLWLLDMLDWN; encoded by the coding sequence ATGTTATCGGATGAGATACTAAAGGCTGTTTTTCCGTTACTTGAAGGCCCTGACCTAGCATCTTCTATGGGAGTATGTAAGCAATGGAAAATCATAGCTCAAGACGATTACTTTTGGAAATGTGTTTGTGCAAAAAGATGGCCATCGACTTGTAAGAATCCATCACCGCCTGTATCTTATTACAAACTATTCAAAACATTTTACAAACGCATAAACCATAAAACTCTCCTTCCTCCAAGAATCTCATTAAGTGATCTCGAGTTTTACATCGATTTCTCGGCAAACGGAACTATACTCTTCTCAGAAGTTGTTCCGGGCCCTACCCTCAAAAACGGTAATTGGACCCCACCAAGTGGGATCAGTTCCTCAATGAGGCATCATTTAGAAGGTCTAGAGTACAAGCTAACATTGCCTGTGACACCTCGGTTTAAAGTTCCTTATACAGAGACCGTTAATGTTTCTGTACTAGTGTCACGAAAAGATACCAATAAAGTTGCTTGTATAATCCATGAGGCAATGTTTGAGTATATTGACCGGTCAACGTGTAAAGCACTTGCATTTGATTATCTTGTGTTTTCTCCTGCACATCCTTTTGTGTCGGGAATTCGTGCTTGGATTGCTTTGTTGTTCATGGAAAATGGTGATGATGGTGACATTGATGTTTTTGGGATTGAATTGGATTTTTGTGATGCTGCTAATAATGAGGAAGAAGTGCTATGGCTGTTGGACATGCTTGATTGGAACTAG